ATTATCAAGTTATGTAAGGTTTGTTAAGTGCCCGAGCGGCGAGAACATTTCGATGTTCCGTCGTCGTCTCCAGCACCGCTTTCCTCCGCGTTGTGGAATTCCTCGACAgtgcacaacaacaacaaggtCGTTGAAACCTCACGGCAATCCGCTGATCTGTAGAGCACAATAATCCATAACGTTCAGGTGTATTGAACGTGTAACATCAGAAGGTATGAAGGTTTGCATCTTTCACTCAGACCCTGGGAATGAATTAAACATGTGTCATTAATGGAAATACCATGTTATTGCGCAACGTTTATTCATCTCagtggtgcttttctccaaagtgaattacaattgttgacccatttttacagctgggtaattttacttgagcaactagggtaagtacctcgctcaagggtactgcagctggagccaggactcaaaccactgacctttgggtccatgGGTAGccaaccactacattaccagctgcccccacccaTGTGTGAGCACCAAGTTTGATGAATAGGGTGCTCAGAGTGAGATGATCCATGAGATAGATTCCCTTCCCATGCAAAAGGTGTGGTGATGTTGCCATAACTCATAATTCTTCATAAACTGCTGATGCGTCTGGTTGGTTTTCACTGACTTCACCGATTTCTCCTCCAGCTTCGTCCGTTCTCCTTCTTCTAGAGAAGCATCTATGATCTCACCTGTGGGTTTGGAGCTCTAATGGAGGATCCCTTGGTGCATGAATGCTGTCGGTGCTCTCACTCATCGCTCACATGGATCATTCTGGAACTAAAATTCTGAATATGAGATGTAttctggggggcgtggtggtgcagcgggtttggccggatcctgctttctggtgggtctggggttcaagtcctgcttggggtgccttgcaaccgactgacgtcccatccagggtgtgtcccctcccctgcaagtagtttcagacagtgtgttagatgtcttttttaaaaaagcatgtgATCCAGTATGATGTTGAGTTCTGCTGCATGATGAAAGGGAACGTTGGGCTGTGTAAAAAGATGGTGCTAGAGAGTACACACCTGTTTATGAGGTCAGTGTAAATCAGACTAAGGACAGTGAAGATGTTATCCACTTCTAGTGTCATCTCACAGCTCTCCAGGTTCTTCATCTTAGGGTAGTGAAGACAATGTCCACTCTGTGTTCTTTTCAAGCTCTCCAGGCTTTTCATGGTTGGGTGCCAAAGACAGTGTCCACTCTCAATATCATCTTCAAGCTCTCCAGAGTTTTCATGGTTGGGTCCCAAAGGATGTCCAATATCGTCTTCAAGCTCTCCAGGCTTTTCATGGTTGGGTACTAAAGAGTGTCCACTCTCAATATCGTCCTCAGGCTCTCCAGACTTTTCATGGTTGGGTCCCAAAGACAGTGTCCATTCTCAATATCGTCTTCAAGCTCTCCAGAGTTTTCATGGTTGGGTCCCAAAGACAGTGTCCATTCTCAATATCGTCTTCAAGCTCTCCAGAGTTTTCATGGTTGGGTCCCAAAGGATGTCCACTCTCAATATCGTCTTCAAGCTCTCCAGGCTTTTCATGGTTGGGTACTAAAGAGTGTCCACTCTCAATATCGTCCTCAGGCTCTCCAGACTTTTCATGGTTTGGTACCAAAGAGTGTCCACTCTCAATATCGTCTTCAGGCTCCCCAGATTTTTCATGGTTTGTACCAAAGACAGTGTCCACTCTCAATATCGCCTTCAAGTTCCCCAGACTTTTTATGGTTGGGTTCCAGAGACAGTGTCCACTCTCTGTATCCTTTCATATGTCCAATGCAGAGTCTCAGCTCCTCCGGCTTGGAACGGTCTTACTGTAAACCTTCCCGGTTCGGTTATGATTACAAAATTCAAGTTTTATCCTGTATATTTTATGTTcaaaataatattgtatttaataatttctgtttattataaacaaataaacactatTCATCATATTTCAAGAATTTAATCCACTACTAGGTGGAGCAGGAATTTTGATTATGAGCTGTGGTCGATTAATTATTGGTATTTtccaaaactgtaaaattaatttcagtttttttgttaattttgatTGGGTATCATTGCAGTTTTAAAGGTTTGCATCCTTGGGTACAtatttctctccctctctctgtctctctgagtgtgtgtgtgtgcgcgtgtgcgtgtgtgtgtctgtctccattttatttctctcctcctttgtgtgtctgtatatatctCCTTTACCCCTCTCTCtccgtgtgtgtctgtttcatcTCTCTTTGCGTGTGTATGTATCTCTCtttttgcctgtgtgtgttgtgtctgtttGGTGTttcatctctctttctgtgtgtgtgtgtctctctctctctttttgtgtgtgtgtgtgtgtgtgtgtgtgtatcgcccccccctccccctgtaaATCTCAGTTCTCTCAGCTCCTCATCACATCCAGGCTGTTTCACTGCGGAGAAGACGGAGCTCCACCATGTCCTCCACGGGCACGGAGACGAGCgcacccccaccgccccccaccGCCGGCAGGGTCTTCTTCCAGAACGCACCCGGACCGGCGCATGGGAGCGCGCTGCTGACCCGGGACGACCCTGTCCAGAAGAAACAGGGCAAAGTGACGGTGAAATACGACCGGAAGGAGCTGAGGAAAAGGCTCGTGCTGGAGGAGTGGATCCTCGAGCAGCTCAGCGCTCTCTACGACTGCGAGGTGGGGACACCTGATCGGCAGCACCTTTatcttctcccatcatctcagGTCATCATCAGTCACTCTCCCATCATATCCCCACTGGTCATTCTCCTAGCTCCTCACATCCTCTAATATCATCTAATATTATTACTTTAATTAGGGTCTTATCGTCACTGATTATTGTGTCTTTTATCATCTCATAACATCTGATTTCAGTGCTCATCCAGGATCTTGAGATCATCTGATGTAATATATTAACATCAGCTATAATCTAATATTTTCTAGTATCATCCTAATCTGCTGTGGTCTTCTATAATAAACTATCAACAGCTGTCACCAAATAttgtctccactcttccctcTCCCATCCATCATTGACCTCCAATCACCTCACTGTGATGAGCTTCCTGTGGTGGACATGTGTCCCTCAGGAAGGTTCTGCTCATAGCGCTGCACCTTCCTTGTCAACTAGAACCTTTTCCATTGAGAAGACACTAGTGGTCCATACATGAACTGTGTACTGGTCAAGCTCTCAGAAGCTCTCTGACGGAAGGTGACATTCCAGTGGGGGTGAAAGCAACATCCAGGAGGAGATAAGGAGATGAAGGAGATTGCCTTGTCTGTTGGATTATCATGATGGGTTTTGTGGCCTTTGCTCTGTGGATATCTTCTTGTTGATGACAATTCATGAGGGTCCCTGTTAAAGACCATTCTGAGATGAGGTGTCCATCTTCATGCACTACAGGGAGAGGTCCTTATACCCTACTGGTTGAAGTCCTCATGCTCTAGAGGGACAGGTTCTTGAGGCCTACAGGGACTGGTTGTCATGCCCTACAGGGACTGGTTGTCATGCCCTACATGGCTTATCCTCGTTCTCCACAGGGACCGGCCTTCAAGGTCTACAAAGACTGATCCTACAACCCACCAGGGGAGGACCTCATGTCCTGCAAGAACAGGTGCTCATGCGCTGCAGGTGTAGGTCTTCATGCCCAACAGAGAGCGACCCTCAAGCACAATAGGAACAGGTCCTCATGTCCTACACAGACAGGTCCTAAAGATCTACAAAGGCAGACTCTTGAGCTCTGCTGGAGGAGGTCCTCATGCCCTACATCGAGTTGTCTCATGTCCTACAGGGAACAGTCCTCATGGCCTACAGGGACAGGTCCTCCTGCCCTACTTTGACTCATCCTTATGACCTAGAGGGACATGTCCTCCTACCCTAAAGGGACAGGCATGACTGCAAAGTGCACCCTGTGTGCTCCTCCTCAGCCTGTCTGCCACTTCTTTTTGCTAGTGGGGGTGACTGGAGATGTTTGTGAACAGctctgtgaactgtaggcagctTTCCCACTGGGACACCTTGCAGCCAAAGAACCAAATCCCTCTGTGGGATGGGGTTGTCACGGTGacggtggggggtggagggtggggggttggCAGCTTTCTCACAGATATTTTAAGCTTATGTGTGTCCTGCTGACAGGATGGAAGCAGTGTAGATATAaccttcatacacacacacacacacactctttttctctctctctctctctctctctctctctctctctttccttctctctctctctttcactctctctctgtcttcctAACTGCTCTGACTGAAAATTGCTCTGGCTGAAGCTCCCATTGACCCTCAGGCCCTCTTGATGGTCACGTGTGTAGGACTTTGGAGAAATCGGTCACGTTGGGTGCAGTTGGATCATTTCCTTTGTGGGATGATGGGTTCTGTCCAAGGACGGATAGATGCGGCATGATTTCGGCTCCACTTCTTGGAGTTGGAGGTCCACAGCGGCAGGCGGTTGTGACCGTGTTCAGCATGACCGTGTGATCTTGCTTTGGCCTGGCTGGGTCTTTTGTTCAAGGCTATTTTTGTCTCGTGACTGACGAGAGGTCACAATGCAAGAGATCGTTCTGATGTCAGTATTTCGCACTCTGCAGGTTTATCAGCATCATCTTCCATGCTGTGATTTATACTGGCGCCCGTCGATCTTATATCCGGTGATGTTCTTGTTGACGTTGACCTTGGTTGCCCTTGACATATGTACAGCATTGCCAGTACGCTAGCTGGGTATCTGGGTATCTGGGCAGTGTAAGGGTCTCTGAGGCCACGGACATCCGGAGGCGCCTTCTTGCTGGGTGGCAGAGCAGCCAACTGTAACGGTCATTCTTGGTAAGATGATAGAGCTGAATCCACACGACTGGTGTTGAGGTCACGTCTCTCGGTTTCACAGCAATCTGACACCAGAGTGACGGGGTGGGAGAGATGGAAGGGCTGGATAGCTGAAGAGACCACTCAGCCCcgatatatatgtgtgtgtgtgtcgggggggagGGTGGTTTTCTCAGCAGCGGTCACTTATGACATTCATTCCTGTTTATGGTTTAGGGTTAAGGTGTTTATGGTGTATAAGTTTAAGTTCCTCCTTCTCCTGTCCATCACACGCAGTCCAGTGAGTTCAAAAACGATTCACCAGGATGTCTGGTGTTGGTGTCTTGTGTCCTTCCGCTGTCCTGCTTTGACTTTCGGTCCTCCTTGCCGCACTTCCCATGGGCTCTCACAGTGTTTTGATCTCCCCCAGAGTCTTGTTCTGGGCCCCTGGCGGTCCTTGGTCTGTTTGAGTGCTCGCCCACGCTGATGTGTTCATCAGGACACCCCAGGCTCTCGGCGATGCTCTGACCCACTTACTGTCGCCTTCTCGAGCTCATTTAGTGTTTTCGCGCTCGACAGAAATGGCCGACCGTGCGAAGAGCTGCAGGACGGTCACACACATTGCAGTCCTGGAGGACTGGTAGGATGGGGTTACGGATCAGCTGCACTTATCAGATCCGTTATACGTTGACTTCCCATGTGACCGGGAAGCTCTCGGTTCTTCCTGCATTTTGTCTGTTTACACAGCAGATCTCAGCCGATATGCCGGACTTGGCGTATAGATCTTCACTGTTTACGCTCGTAATGCCAGGCGCATTTGGAatgtgctctctgtgtgtgtgtgtgtgtgtgcgcgcgtgcatgcCTTTAACAGGGACTTCAACTCGTTTGAGTTCTACAGAAAGCTTTTTACAGCCGTGTGTCGTGATATGGGGGCTTTGTGGATGGCATGTGGCTCATAGACCTGGAACTCTTGGATTGCTTCACTTGGCTTGTTGACGTGGGGAGTTGGACATAATCCACGGACAGAATAATGCTGTGTTTTCCCTCGATGGACCTGTGCTTTCAAGACTGGAGGTCACAGTGACGCCATAGTTGCCCATCTCGAGCAGTCCTTCCTTGTTTTTTACCCAAAGTTTTGAGGAGGAGGTCATTGCAACCTAGCTGTGGCCTTCTTGATGTTCCTCAGATACCAGCTAGTGATCCTCACTCTCCGTCTTTTCGCTCTCAGTCCTGCTTCGTGACCGACCCACGTCTGTTTGCTGTCATGTAATGTTCCCTCAAAATCCCCAATTCCTGATTCTCTCAGTATTCCTTATTATTTGCCATGATCCATGGTTTTCATGTTACAAATTATTCTTCCTGCTCACTGTTTGGTGCTGAGACTTTATCTTCGACCATAATTCACAGTCATGAGTTAGAGTAGGTAGGATGGCTTTTTCTGGACTGTAACCCAGGTTTGCTCCTAGATGTACACTGAAGTACGCAGAGGTGGCAGTTGTAGAGTGAGATGTGGATTGGTTTGGACTCCATAATCCATCTTTCCCTCAGTTCCACATTGTTCTGACCATGACCATTTCCAGTGTGGTCAGTTCTGGACTTCTCAGAAATGTGAATCTCTCTCGAGCAGTCGGAAACTCTTCCTCCAGTTACCTTTCAGCACATTCCTCAGCTTATTGACGAGCTCCTTCAGAATGCCTAGAACACAAGTGCTGGTTAAAGATCTTCTTTTATAGGATTCCTTTCCTGAGAGACTCTCATATGGAATCCAATGTCCAACACAGACAGATGCCAAATTCAACCTGTGGGTGTGTTCTTTGCTTCCCCACCCTCCTTCACTTGTTGATAGTGATGTTACTGCTTCCACTTCCAACACACCAATCAGGTTCTAGACATCTACAACTGCATTCCAGAACTAGTGAATCATGTTCTTGCCTTCATTCTTCACCATCTCATCCTTTCTGACCCGGGAGTCAAGCTGACCTTGGAGCCTTGATCAAGCTCCCCCACCACCGACTCTCTCATTGAGTCTCCCACGGTTCCTCCTGTTCATGTTCCCATCAACTCTCTCATGGTTCCTCAAATTGGCTCTTCCATTCAGACTCGGGTTCTACAGAGGACAACTCAATGAACCACAGATTTAATGAGTTACATAAGGTCTTATCACATATGGACTAATTTTAACTCCATGTCTTTTTTCCATCTATTGTCTTTGTGTCCTTCAGGAAGAGGAGATGCCAGAGGTTGAGATAGACATTGATGACCTGCTGGAGGTCAGCAGTGAAGATGAAAGGGCTGTGAAACTGCAGGTAAGCTCCCACTGGGTTGGGTGTTAGGACAGgggtgtccccttcccctttgtGTGTGGTCGTGCTGTccaggtgtggggggggggtctgtggaACAGAAGAACCTCCTGGTGAAGCAGTGTCAGCTCCTCTGTCATCATTCTGTTTCTAACACTGCAATCCATGACCTACATGATGAAATCTCAAGGTCCTTCACCTTTGATTCGTTCAGACTGAATTTCTCATAAGCGGTCAGACACTTGTCATTGTTGGGAGTTTTACTTTTTGCAAAAACAATCCATAAGATAGCAGTGGAGTTTGTGACTATTTGAACTGTGTTTTTCACCAGTGAACAGCTGTGCGATGCTGACGTGAGCCTCTTTTTACCTTCTGCTCTCTGTTTAGGAGTCACTGATAGACTGCTATAAACCCACTGAGGTGAGTGCTGGTAGAAGATCTCGAAACATCTGATTTGGGAGATGTCTGGAGCTGgttgtgtgtttcattattaattttattttaactcctcccccccccacgctGGATTTCCATGCATCGTCCAGGAGTTTGTGAAGGAGCTCCTGGGCCGAATAAGAGGAATGCGGAAACTCAGTGCCCCCCAGAAGAAGGGGTTATAATGGCAGCTTTGAAGCTCAAGGGGCAGAAGAAATGTCACCACGTGAACTCGTCTCTGGAACCTTCTACGTTTCTTTTCATCCGGTTTTCAACACTCCGTCATGGAGGACGCCTTCATTTTAGCAGCGTTGTTTCGGGTTACATGTGTCTATTGTCATGCCAAACACACACGGGTCAGGTTATATAGCTGCCTGGGCTTACGTGTTGACGCTCAAGTCGCAGCGAGGCACAACGGTCAAGTTTCCTACTGCTGGGAGGAACCAGTGTGATTGTGTTTCTCGTGGTCAGTCACGTTACATCTCTGCAGTCCTACAGTCTTCAGTTCTATTTGTTTCAATGTTCAGTTCTGCCCAAAATTCGTATCGGCTGCACGAACCAATGACCTGAATTGTCATAAATAGGAACCGCCCGCATGTTCAGGACTGAGGATGAGGGGGATGAGGACGATGAGGTTCTGCAGTCATTTGGCTTCATCTTATGGGTTTTCTGTTACAATCAAGCCCGTCTTGCTTTTGATGTGGCGCATCAGCACATGTGTCAGACAGGAAGTGACATTTTTATAACCCTCCAGCGGTTCTGGGCGAGCAGCAGGACACGTCTCCTGGGTCGGGAGGCGTTTGATGGCGATTAAGGTCCAGGCTCTTGGTTCAGAACTGTGCGCTGCACAAACCCTTCTCCCAGTCAGGGAGTATCAACCCTATTCCAGGATGGGATGAGTCCTACTGCAGATCACGATCAACCTTATTCCAGGCAAAGTTAATCCCTCTCCAAGTCAATATCAGACCATCTCCAGGTCAAGATAAACCCACCTCCAGGTCAATATCAGTCCTTATGCAGGTCAAAATCACTCCTACTACAGGTGAAAAGCAACCCCTGTCTAGGACAATATCGACTCTTCTCCAGGTCAACATCAACCCTGCTCTTGCTCAGCATCAGGTCAACATCAGCCCTTGTGAAGGTCAAGATCAGTCCTACTACAGGCCGGATCAAAACCCCCTCTAGGTCAATATCAGCTCTTCTCCAGGTCAACGTTAACCTTCTTGTAAGGCAAATAGCAGACCTTCTCTGGCTCACGATCAACCCTCCTCCAAGTCAAGATCAACTGTCCTCTTTGTTGGGATAAACCCTCCTACAGATCATGAACAGCACTCATCCTAATGCACTCCACCTCGCTTCTTTCTCTGTCACGTTATGCGTTACGCTGCCAAAGACGATGCAGTACAAATTATGATATGAAGCACTGGATGAACAGGcttagaatatttaaatattgcatATAATTATCACTCATTACTGTGTAAAcagatttatattaaaataataacgCTATGGAAAACCAGGAGAAACATATggtgcttttttccttcttataTGAGTTTAAGTGCCAGAAAGTCTCTTTTATTGCTTTGAGATAAAGGCTATTAGCCCTGGAAGGATCTTATCTCGTTCTTTCTGTTCTCCTCTGctaggtctgtgtgtgtgtgtgtgtgtgagtgagtgagtgagtgagagagagagagacttgcATGCTTTATGATGTTTTGATCTGATGTATTTCATTGGTTTTTCTTCCAACATGCTGTGACTGAGTATTTGTCTCGGATTTCTGTATTTCCCAGTGATGTGTGTCACACCTGGAGTTCTTTTGCtggcaataaatgtaaaaaaaaaaaaaaaaaaaatcctgcatatgaaaaaataataaacatgttcTCTGCTGAAGGTGTTCAGTTGGGAGGGCAGCTTGGTGACATGGCAAAAATTGATgggattttacagtaaatgcCATGATTCCGGACGACGCCGTACAGAGCCTGTGGGGAGATGATCTACTGTGGGGGAATAAGGtgctgcgcacacacacacacacacacacacacacacacacacctcagtctgTCTAGAGTGCCCATCGGTGCCGATGGTGGGGGGGACACTGGCTGGattatcttctgtttttct
This genomic window from Scleropages formosus chromosome 1, fSclFor1.1, whole genome shotgun sequence contains:
- the ppp1r14c gene encoding protein phosphatase 1 regulatory subunit 14C: MSSTGTETSAPPPPPTAGRVFFQNAPGPAHGSALLTRDDPVQKKQGKVTVKYDRKELRKRLVLEEWILEQLSALYDCEEEEMPEVEIDIDDLLEVSSEDERAVKLQESLIDCYKPTEEFVKELLGRIRGMRKLSAPQKKGL